The genomic window ATGGAACAACACGCTCGCCTCTTTGTCAACAAAACGCCTAAAGGTGAATACCGTTACGCTTGGGGAGTTAACTTCCCTAAAGAATTGGCACCATTTGATGTGCACTTGATTACTGTCAATGTCAAAGACGAAGAAGCACAAACTCTGACAGAGAAACTTGAAGCGAGCTTGATGGGAGCTGGTTACGAAGTCTTGACAGACGACCGTAACGAACGTGTCGGTGTTAAATTCAGCGATAGCGACTTGATTGGATTGCCAATCCGTATCACTGTTGGGAAGAAAGCAGCCGATGGCATCGTAGAAGTTAAGATTAAGGCGACTGGTGACACCATCGAAGTTCATGCAGACAACTTGCTTGAAACGCTTGAAATCCTCAGCAAGAAATAAAAACTATAATCAGAAGAAAAACAAGGCAAAAATGTAACTAGTTTTTACCTTGTTTTTTCTATATAATGGGAAAAATGAGTAAACGAAGAGGTAAAGCTATGCTAAAATTTCCAAAGGATTTTGTTTGGGGTTCCTCCACTTCTGGACCACAAACAGAAGGACGAGTGCTTGGTGATGGTAAAGGAGATAATCTCTGGGATTATTGGTATCAGGTGGAACCCAATCGCTACTACAATGGGATTGGACCTGACAAAACATCGACTTTCTATGAAAACTGGGAAAAGGATATTGAGCTTCTGGTAGAGACTGGGCATACAGCCTTCCGAACTTCTATCCAGTGGTCTCGCATTTTCCCACAAGGCCGTGGAGAGGTCAATCCGCAAGGGGTGGCTTTCTACCGTCAGGTCTTTGAAGCCATTAAGGCCAAGGGAATTCGTCTCTTAGTTAATCTCTATCACTTTGACCTGCCATTTGCTCTACAAGAAGATGGGGATGGCTGGGAAAATAAGGCGACTGTCTCAGCCTATGAAGACTATGCTCGTTTTTGTTTTGAGACTTACGGTGACTTGGTGGACCAATGGATTACCTTTAACGAGCCCATCGTCCCTGTAGAATTTGGTTATTTTTACGATGCCCATTACCCTCACAAGGTGGATGCCAAAGCAGCGGTTAAGGTTGCCTATCATACGCAACTGGCTAGTAGTCTTGCGGTTAAGGCCTGTCATGAGATTCTGCCTGGCTCTAAGATTGGGATTGTACTTAACTTGACACCAGCCTATCCACGTAGCCAGCATCCTGCGGATGTCAAGGCTGCGCGCATTGCCGACCTCTTCCAAGCTCAATCTTTCCTAGATCCGTCTGTCTTGGGAGCTTATCCAGAGGAATTGGTGGAAATTTTAGCTGAACATGATTTGCTGCCAGAGTACACTGTTGAAGAGTTAGAACTCATTCGTGAGAATACAGTTGATTTCCTAGGAGTCAACTACTACCAACCTTTGCGCGTTATGGCGCCACGTTTTGCTAAACATCCAGACAGTCCCCTCTTGCCAGAACATTTTTACGAGCCTTATATCATGCCGGGCCGTAAAATCAATTCTCACCGCGGTTGGGAAATCTACGAGCAGGGGATTTATGATATCGCTCAGAATATCAAGAAAAACTATGGCAATATCGAGTGGATGCTGACAGAGAATGGCATGGGTGTTGAAGGTGAAGATAAATTCCGTGTGAATGGCATGATTCAGGACGACTATCGTATCGACTTTGTCAAAGGGCATCTTCGTGAACTCCATCGTGCGATTGAAGACGGAGCCAATTGTAAGGGCTACTTGATTTGGACCTTTATCGACTGTTGGTCATGGCTCA from Streptococcus oralis includes these protein-coding regions:
- a CDS encoding glycoside hydrolase family 1 protein, with the protein product MLKFPKDFVWGSSTSGPQTEGRVLGDGKGDNLWDYWYQVEPNRYYNGIGPDKTSTFYENWEKDIELLVETGHTAFRTSIQWSRIFPQGRGEVNPQGVAFYRQVFEAIKAKGIRLLVNLYHFDLPFALQEDGDGWENKATVSAYEDYARFCFETYGDLVDQWITFNEPIVPVEFGYFYDAHYPHKVDAKAAVKVAYHTQLASSLAVKACHEILPGSKIGIVLNLTPAYPRSQHPADVKAARIADLFQAQSFLDPSVLGAYPEELVEILAEHDLLPEYTVEELELIRENTVDFLGVNYYQPLRVMAPRFAKHPDSPLLPEHFYEPYIMPGRKINSHRGWEIYEQGIYDIAQNIKKNYGNIEWMLTENGMGVEGEDKFRVNGMIQDDYRIDFVKGHLRELHRAIEDGANCKGYLIWTFIDCWSWLNSYKNRYGLVELDLETQERRLKKSGHWFKELSDHNGF